The following proteins are co-located in the Melanotaenia boesemani isolate fMelBoe1 chromosome 5, fMelBoe1.pri, whole genome shotgun sequence genome:
- the LOC121640354 gene encoding uncharacterized protein LOC121640354 isoform X3 produces the protein MGKIYQVEVYGLRGERMMIDLCNTEEQMKQMTVLQLKEKVAQRLPEGTGIETLRLIFTDKMLNENSALLSTYGIQHLSVIHMVFKVPKVYQVEVYGLRGERMMIDLCNTEEQMKQMTVLQLKEKVAQRLPEGTGIETLRLIFTDKMLNENSALLSTYGIQHLSVIHMVFKVPKVYQVEVYGLRGERMMIDLCNTEEQMKQMTVLQLKEKVAQRLPEGTGIETLRLIFTDKMLNENSVLLSTYGIQHLSVIHMVFKVPKVYQVEVYGLRGERMMIDLCNTEEQMKQMTVLQLKEKVAQRLPEGTGIETLRLIFTDKMLNENSVLLSTYGIQHLSVIHMVFKVPKVYQVEVYGLRGERMMIDLCNTEEQMKQMTVLQLKEKVAQRLPEGTGIETLRLIFTNKMLNENSALLSTYGIQHLSVIHMVVKVPKVYQVLVYGLRGERMMIDLCNTEEQMKQMTVLQLKEKVAQRLPEGTGIETLRLIFTDKMLNENSALLSTYGIQHLSVIHMVFKVPKVYQVEVYGLRGERMMIDLCNTEEQMKQMTVLQLKEKVAQRLPEGTGIETLRLIFTNKMLNENSALLSTYGIQHLSVIHMVVKVPKVYQVLVYGLRGERMMIDLCNTEEQMKQMTVLQLKEKVAQRLPEGTGIETLRLIFTDKMLNENSALLSTYGIQHLSVIHMVFKVPKVYQVEVYGLRGERMMIDLCNTEEQMKQMTVLQLKEKVAQRLPEGTGIETLRLIFTNKMLNENSALLSTYGIQHLSVIHMVVKVPKVYQVEVYGLRGERMMIDLCNTEEQMKQMTVLQLKEKVAQRLPEGTGIETLRLIFTDKMLNENSALLSTYGIQHLSVIHMVVKVPKVYQVEVYGLRGENMMIDLCNTEEQMKQMTVLQLKEKVAQRLPEGTGIETLRLIFTDKMLDENSALLATYGIQHLSVIHMVVKVPGGLTA, from the exons ATGGGAAAAATCTACCAGGTCGAAGTGTATGGACTGAGAGGAGAAAGGATGATGATTGACCTGTGTAACACCGAGGAGCAGATGAAGCAAATGACCgtcctgcagctgaaagaaaaagttgcCCAGAGGCTTCCAGAGGGCACAG GAATCGAAACTTTACGGCTGATCTTTACAGACAAGATGCTGAATGAAAACTCAGCGCTGCTGTCTACATATGGGATCCAGCACCTGTCCGTCATCCACATGGTGTTCAAGGTCCCCAAGGTCTACCAGGTAGAAGTGTATGGACTGAGAGGAGAAAGGATGATGATTGACCTGTGTAACACCGAGGAGCAGATGAAGCAAATGACCgtcctgcagctgaaagaaaaagtggCCCAGAGGCTTCCAGAGGGCACAG GAATCGAAACTTTACGGCTGATCTTTACAGACAAGATGCTGAATGAAAACTCAGCGCTGCTGTCTACATATGGGATCCAGCACCTGTCCGTCATCCACATGGTGTTCAAGGTCCCCAAGGTCTACCAGGTAGAAGTGTATGGACTGAGAGGAGAAAGGATGATGATTGACCTGTGTAACACCGAGGAGCAGATGAAGCAAATGACCgtcctgcagctgaaagaaaaagtggCCCAGAGGCTTCCAGAGGGCACAG GAATCGAAACTTTACGGCTGATCTTTACAGACAAGATGCTGAATGAAAACTCAGTGCTGCTGTCTACATATGGGATCCAGCACCTGTCCGTCATCCACATGGTGTTCAAGGTCCCCAAGGTCTACCAGGTAGAAGTGTATGGACTGAGAGGAGAAAGGATGATGATTGACCTGTGTAACACCGAGGAGCAGATGAAGCAAATGACCgtcctgcagctgaaagaaaaagtggCCCAGAGGCTTCCAGAGGGCACAG GAATCGAAACTTTACGGCTGATCTTTACAGACAAGATGCTGAATGAAAACTCAGTGCTGCTGTCTACATATGGGATCCAGCACCTGTCCGTCATCCACATGGTGTTCAAGGTCCCCAAGGTCTACCAGGTAGAAGTGTATGGACTGAGAGGAGAAAGGATGATGATTGACCTGTGTAACACCGAGGAGCAGATGAAGCAAATGACCgtcctgcagctgaaagaaaaagtggCCCAGAGGCTTCCAGAGGGCACAG GAATCGAAACTCTACGACTGATCTTTACAAATAAGATGCTGAATGAAAACTCAGCGCTGCTGTCTACATATGGGATCCAGCACCTGTCCGTCATCCACATGGTGGTCAAGGTCCCCAAGGTCTACCAGGTATTAGTGTATGGACTGAGAGGAGAAAGGATGATGATTGACCTGTGTAACACCGAGGAGCAGATGAAGCAAATGACCgtcctgcagctgaaagaaaaagtggCCCAGAGGCTTCCAGAGGGCACAG GAATCGAAACTTTACGGCTGATCTTTACAGACAAGATGCTGAATGAAAACTCAGCGCTGCTGTCTACATATGGGATCCAGCACCTGTCCGTCATCCACATGGTGTTCAAGGTCCCCAAGGTCTACCAGGTAGAAGTGTATGGACTGAGAGGAGAAAGGATGATGATTGACCTGTGTAACACCGAGGAGCAGATGAAGCAAATGACCgtcctgcagctgaaagaaaaagtggCCCAGAGGCTTCCAGAGGGCACAG GAATCGAAACTCTACGACTGATCTTTACAAATAAGATGCTGAATGAAAACTCAGCGCTGCTGTCTACATATGGGATCCAGCACCTGTCCGTCATCCACATGGTGGTCAAGGTCCCCAAGGTCTACCAGGTATTAGTGTATGGACTGAGAGGAGAAAGGATGATGATTGACCTGTGTAACACCGAGGAGCAGATGAAGCAAATGACCgtcctgcagctgaaagaaaaagtggCCCAGAGGCTTCCAGAGGGCACAG GAATCGAAACTTTACGGCTGATCTTTACAGACAAGATGCTGAATGAAAACTCAGCGCTGCTGTCTACATATGGGATCCAGCACCTGTCCGTCATCCACATGGTGTTCAAGGTCCCCAAGGTCTACCAGGTAGAAGTGTATGGACTGAGAGGAGAAAGGATGATGATTGACCTGTGTAACACCGAGGAGCAGATGAAGCAAATGACCgtcctgcagctgaaagaaaaagtggCCCAGAGGCTTCCAGAGGGCACAG GAATCGAAACTCTACGACTGATCTTTACAAATAAGATGCTGAATGAAAACTCAGCGCTGCTGTCTACATATGGGATCCAGCACCTGTCCGTCATCCACATGGTGGTCAAGGTCCCCAAGGTCTACCAGGTAGAAGTGTATGGACTGAGAGGAGAAAGGATGATGATTGACCTGTGTAACACCGAGGAGCAGATGAAGCAAATGACCgtcctgcagctgaaagaaaaagtggCCCAGAGGCTTCCAGAGGGCACAG GAATCGAAACTTTACGGCTGATCTTTACAGACAAGATGCTGAATGAAAACTCAGCGCTGCTGTCTACATATGGGATCCAGCACCTGTCCGTCATCCACATGGTGGTCAAGGTCCCCAAGGTCTACCAGGTAGAAGTGTATGGACTGAGAGGAGAAAACATGATGATTGACCTGTGTAACACCGAGGAGCAGATGAAGCAAATGACCgtcctgcagctgaaagaaaaagtggCCCAGAGGCTTCCAGAGGGCACAG GAATCGAAACTTTACGGCTGATCTTTACAGACAAGATGCTGGATGAAAACTCAGCACTGCTGGCTACATATGGGATCCAGCACCTGTCCGTCATCCACATGGTGGTCAAGGTCCCCGGAGGTCTGACAGCTTAA
- the LOC121640354 gene encoding uncharacterized protein LOC121640354 isoform X1, whose product MGKIYQVEVYGLRGERMMIDLCNTEEQMKQMTVLQLKEKVAQRLPEGTGIETLRLIFTNKMLNENSALLSTYGIQHLSVIHMVVKVPKVYQVLVYGLRGERMMIDLCNTEEQMKQMTVLQLKEKVAQRLPEGTGIETLRLIFTNKMLNENSALLSTYGIQHLSVIHMVVKVPKVYQVLVYGLRGERMMIDLCNTEEQMKQMTVLQLKEKVAQRLPEGTGIETLRLIFTDKMLNENSALLSTYGIQHLSVIHMVFKVPKVYQVEVYGLRGERMMIDLCNTEEQMKQMTVLQLKEKVAQRLPEGTGIETLRLIFTDKMLNENSALLSTYGIQHLSVIHMVFKVPKVYQVEVYGLRGERMMIDLCNTEEQMKQMTVLQLKEKVAQRLPEGTGIETLRLIFTDKMLNENSVLLSTYGIQHLSVIHMVFKVPKVYQVEVYGLRGERMMIDLCNTEEQMKQMTVLQLKEKVAQRLPEGTGIETLRLIFTDKMLNENSVLLSTYGIQHLSVIHMVFKVPKVYQVEVYGLRGERMMIDLCNTEEQMKQMTVLQLKEKVAQRLPEGTGIETLRLIFTNKMLNENSALLSTYGIQHLSVIHMVVKVPKVYQVLVYGLRGERMMIDLCNTEEQMKQMTVLQLKEKVAQRLPEGTGIETLRLIFTDKMLNENSALLSTYGIQHLSVIHMVFKVPKVYQVEVYGLRGERMMIDLCNTEEQMKQMTVLQLKEKVAQRLPEGTGIETLRLIFTNKMLNENSALLSTYGIQHLSVIHMVVKVPKVYQVLVYGLRGERMMIDLCNTEEQMKQMTVLQLKEKVAQRLPEGTGIETLRLIFTDKMLNENSALLSTYGIQHLSVIHMVFKVPKVYQVEVYGLRGERMMIDLCNTEEQMKQMTVLQLKEKVAQRLPEGTGIETLRLIFTNKMLNENSALLSTYGIQHLSVIHMVVKVPKVYQVEVYGLRGERMMIDLCNTEEQMKQMTVLQLKEKVAQRLPEGTGIETLRLIFTDKMLNENSALLSTYGIQHLSVIHMVVKVPKVYQVEVYGLRGENMMIDLCNTEEQMKQMTVLQLKEKVAQRLPEGTGIETLRLIFTDKMLDENSALLATYGIQHLSVIHMVVKVPGGLTA is encoded by the exons ATGGGAAAAATCTACCAGGTCGAAGTGTATGGACTGAGAGGAGAAAGGATGATGATTGACCTGTGTAACACCGAGGAGCAGATGAAGCAAATGACCgtcctgcagctgaaagaaaaagttgcCCAGAGGCTTCCAGAGGGCACAG GAATCGAAACTCTACGACTGATCTTTACAAATAAGATGCTGAATGAAAACTCAGCGCTGCTGTCTACATATGGGATCCAGCACCTGTCCGTCATCCACATGGTGGTCAAGGTCCCCAAGGTCTACCAGGTATTAGTGTATGGACTGAGAGGAGAAAGGATGATGATTGACCTGTGTAACACCGAGGAGCAGATGAAGCAAATGACCgtcctgcagctgaaagaaaaagtggCCCAGAGGCTTCCAGAGGGCACAG GAATCGAAACTCTACGACTGATCTTTACAAATAAGATGCTGAATGAAAACTCAGCGCTGCTGTCTACATATGGGATCCAGCACCTGTCCGTCATCCACATGGTGGTCAAGGTCCCCAAGGTCTACCAGGTATTAGTGTATGGACTGAGAGGAGAAAGGATGATGATTGACCTGTGTAACACCGAGGAGCAGATGAAGCAAATGACCgtcctgcagctgaaagaaaaagtggCCCAGAGGCTTCCAGAGGGCACAG GAATCGAAACTTTACGGCTGATCTTTACAGACAAGATGCTGAATGAAAACTCAGCGCTGCTGTCTACATATGGGATCCAGCACCTGTCCGTCATCCACATGGTGTTCAAGGTCCCCAAGGTCTACCAGGTAGAAGTGTATGGACTGAGAGGAGAAAGGATGATGATTGACCTGTGTAACACCGAGGAGCAGATGAAGCAAATGACCgtcctgcagctgaaagaaaaagtggCCCAGAGGCTTCCAGAGGGCACAG GAATCGAAACTTTACGGCTGATCTTTACAGACAAGATGCTGAATGAAAACTCAGCGCTGCTGTCTACATATGGGATCCAGCACCTGTCCGTCATCCACATGGTGTTCAAGGTCCCCAAGGTCTACCAGGTAGAAGTGTATGGACTGAGAGGAGAAAGGATGATGATTGACCTGTGTAACACCGAGGAGCAGATGAAGCAAATGACCgtcctgcagctgaaagaaaaagtggCCCAGAGGCTTCCAGAGGGCACAG GAATCGAAACTTTACGGCTGATCTTTACAGACAAGATGCTGAATGAAAACTCAGTGCTGCTGTCTACATATGGGATCCAGCACCTGTCCGTCATCCACATGGTGTTCAAGGTCCCCAAGGTCTACCAGGTAGAAGTGTATGGACTGAGAGGAGAAAGGATGATGATTGACCTGTGTAACACCGAGGAGCAGATGAAGCAAATGACCgtcctgcagctgaaagaaaaagtggCCCAGAGGCTTCCAGAGGGCACAG GAATCGAAACTTTACGGCTGATCTTTACAGACAAGATGCTGAATGAAAACTCAGTGCTGCTGTCTACATATGGGATCCAGCACCTGTCCGTCATCCACATGGTGTTCAAGGTCCCCAAGGTCTACCAGGTAGAAGTGTATGGACTGAGAGGAGAAAGGATGATGATTGACCTGTGTAACACCGAGGAGCAGATGAAGCAAATGACCgtcctgcagctgaaagaaaaagtggCCCAGAGGCTTCCAGAGGGCACAG GAATCGAAACTCTACGACTGATCTTTACAAATAAGATGCTGAATGAAAACTCAGCGCTGCTGTCTACATATGGGATCCAGCACCTGTCCGTCATCCACATGGTGGTCAAGGTCCCCAAGGTCTACCAGGTATTAGTGTATGGACTGAGAGGAGAAAGGATGATGATTGACCTGTGTAACACCGAGGAGCAGATGAAGCAAATGACCgtcctgcagctgaaagaaaaagtggCCCAGAGGCTTCCAGAGGGCACAG GAATCGAAACTTTACGGCTGATCTTTACAGACAAGATGCTGAATGAAAACTCAGCGCTGCTGTCTACATATGGGATCCAGCACCTGTCCGTCATCCACATGGTGTTCAAGGTCCCCAAGGTCTACCAGGTAGAAGTGTATGGACTGAGAGGAGAAAGGATGATGATTGACCTGTGTAACACCGAGGAGCAGATGAAGCAAATGACCgtcctgcagctgaaagaaaaagtggCCCAGAGGCTTCCAGAGGGCACAG GAATCGAAACTCTACGACTGATCTTTACAAATAAGATGCTGAATGAAAACTCAGCGCTGCTGTCTACATATGGGATCCAGCACCTGTCCGTCATCCACATGGTGGTCAAGGTCCCCAAGGTCTACCAGGTATTAGTGTATGGACTGAGAGGAGAAAGGATGATGATTGACCTGTGTAACACCGAGGAGCAGATGAAGCAAATGACCgtcctgcagctgaaagaaaaagtggCCCAGAGGCTTCCAGAGGGCACAG GAATCGAAACTTTACGGCTGATCTTTACAGACAAGATGCTGAATGAAAACTCAGCGCTGCTGTCTACATATGGGATCCAGCACCTGTCCGTCATCCACATGGTGTTCAAGGTCCCCAAGGTCTACCAGGTAGAAGTGTATGGACTGAGAGGAGAAAGGATGATGATTGACCTGTGTAACACCGAGGAGCAGATGAAGCAAATGACCgtcctgcagctgaaagaaaaagtggCCCAGAGGCTTCCAGAGGGCACAG GAATCGAAACTCTACGACTGATCTTTACAAATAAGATGCTGAATGAAAACTCAGCGCTGCTGTCTACATATGGGATCCAGCACCTGTCCGTCATCCACATGGTGGTCAAGGTCCCCAAGGTCTACCAGGTAGAAGTGTATGGACTGAGAGGAGAAAGGATGATGATTGACCTGTGTAACACCGAGGAGCAGATGAAGCAAATGACCgtcctgcagctgaaagaaaaagtggCCCAGAGGCTTCCAGAGGGCACAG GAATCGAAACTTTACGGCTGATCTTTACAGACAAGATGCTGAATGAAAACTCAGCGCTGCTGTCTACATATGGGATCCAGCACCTGTCCGTCATCCACATGGTGGTCAAGGTCCCCAAGGTCTACCAGGTAGAAGTGTATGGACTGAGAGGAGAAAACATGATGATTGACCTGTGTAACACCGAGGAGCAGATGAAGCAAATGACCgtcctgcagctgaaagaaaaagtggCCCAGAGGCTTCCAGAGGGCACAG GAATCGAAACTTTACGGCTGATCTTTACAGACAAGATGCTGGATGAAAACTCAGCACTGCTGGCTACATATGGGATCCAGCACCTGTCCGTCATCCACATGGTGGTCAAGGTCCCCGGAGGTCTGACAGCTTAA
- the LOC121640354 gene encoding uncharacterized protein LOC121640354 isoform X2, which yields MGKIYQVLVYGLRGERMMIDLCNTEEQMKQMTVLQLKEKVAQRLPEGTGIETLRLIFTNKMLNENSALLSTYGIQHLSVIHMVVKVPKVYQVLVYGLRGERMMIDLCNTEEQMKQMTVLQLKEKVAQRLPEGTGIETLRLIFTDKMLNENSALLSTYGIQHLSVIHMVFKVPKVYQVEVYGLRGERMMIDLCNTEEQMKQMTVLQLKEKVAQRLPEGTGIETLRLIFTDKMLNENSALLSTYGIQHLSVIHMVFKVPKVYQVEVYGLRGERMMIDLCNTEEQMKQMTVLQLKEKVAQRLPEGTGIETLRLIFTDKMLNENSVLLSTYGIQHLSVIHMVFKVPKVYQVEVYGLRGERMMIDLCNTEEQMKQMTVLQLKEKVAQRLPEGTGIETLRLIFTDKMLNENSVLLSTYGIQHLSVIHMVFKVPKVYQVEVYGLRGERMMIDLCNTEEQMKQMTVLQLKEKVAQRLPEGTGIETLRLIFTNKMLNENSALLSTYGIQHLSVIHMVVKVPKVYQVLVYGLRGERMMIDLCNTEEQMKQMTVLQLKEKVAQRLPEGTGIETLRLIFTDKMLNENSALLSTYGIQHLSVIHMVFKVPKVYQVEVYGLRGERMMIDLCNTEEQMKQMTVLQLKEKVAQRLPEGTGIETLRLIFTNKMLNENSALLSTYGIQHLSVIHMVVKVPKVYQVLVYGLRGERMMIDLCNTEEQMKQMTVLQLKEKVAQRLPEGTGIETLRLIFTDKMLNENSALLSTYGIQHLSVIHMVFKVPKVYQVEVYGLRGERMMIDLCNTEEQMKQMTVLQLKEKVAQRLPEGTGIETLRLIFTNKMLNENSALLSTYGIQHLSVIHMVVKVPKVYQVEVYGLRGERMMIDLCNTEEQMKQMTVLQLKEKVAQRLPEGTGIETLRLIFTDKMLNENSALLSTYGIQHLSVIHMVVKVPKVYQVEVYGLRGENMMIDLCNTEEQMKQMTVLQLKEKVAQRLPEGTGIETLRLIFTDKMLDENSALLATYGIQHLSVIHMVVKVPGGLTA from the exons ATGGGAAAAATCTACCAG GTATTAGTGTATGGACTGAGAGGAGAAAGGATGATGATTGACCTGTGTAACACCGAGGAGCAGATGAAGCAAATGACCgtcctgcagctgaaagaaaaagtggCCCAGAGGCTTCCAGAGGGCACAG GAATCGAAACTCTACGACTGATCTTTACAAATAAGATGCTGAATGAAAACTCAGCGCTGCTGTCTACATATGGGATCCAGCACCTGTCCGTCATCCACATGGTGGTCAAGGTCCCCAAGGTCTACCAGGTATTAGTGTATGGACTGAGAGGAGAAAGGATGATGATTGACCTGTGTAACACCGAGGAGCAGATGAAGCAAATGACCgtcctgcagctgaaagaaaaagtggCCCAGAGGCTTCCAGAGGGCACAG GAATCGAAACTTTACGGCTGATCTTTACAGACAAGATGCTGAATGAAAACTCAGCGCTGCTGTCTACATATGGGATCCAGCACCTGTCCGTCATCCACATGGTGTTCAAGGTCCCCAAGGTCTACCAGGTAGAAGTGTATGGACTGAGAGGAGAAAGGATGATGATTGACCTGTGTAACACCGAGGAGCAGATGAAGCAAATGACCgtcctgcagctgaaagaaaaagtggCCCAGAGGCTTCCAGAGGGCACAG GAATCGAAACTTTACGGCTGATCTTTACAGACAAGATGCTGAATGAAAACTCAGCGCTGCTGTCTACATATGGGATCCAGCACCTGTCCGTCATCCACATGGTGTTCAAGGTCCCCAAGGTCTACCAGGTAGAAGTGTATGGACTGAGAGGAGAAAGGATGATGATTGACCTGTGTAACACCGAGGAGCAGATGAAGCAAATGACCgtcctgcagctgaaagaaaaagtggCCCAGAGGCTTCCAGAGGGCACAG GAATCGAAACTTTACGGCTGATCTTTACAGACAAGATGCTGAATGAAAACTCAGTGCTGCTGTCTACATATGGGATCCAGCACCTGTCCGTCATCCACATGGTGTTCAAGGTCCCCAAGGTCTACCAGGTAGAAGTGTATGGACTGAGAGGAGAAAGGATGATGATTGACCTGTGTAACACCGAGGAGCAGATGAAGCAAATGACCgtcctgcagctgaaagaaaaagtggCCCAGAGGCTTCCAGAGGGCACAG GAATCGAAACTTTACGGCTGATCTTTACAGACAAGATGCTGAATGAAAACTCAGTGCTGCTGTCTACATATGGGATCCAGCACCTGTCCGTCATCCACATGGTGTTCAAGGTCCCCAAGGTCTACCAGGTAGAAGTGTATGGACTGAGAGGAGAAAGGATGATGATTGACCTGTGTAACACCGAGGAGCAGATGAAGCAAATGACCgtcctgcagctgaaagaaaaagtggCCCAGAGGCTTCCAGAGGGCACAG GAATCGAAACTCTACGACTGATCTTTACAAATAAGATGCTGAATGAAAACTCAGCGCTGCTGTCTACATATGGGATCCAGCACCTGTCCGTCATCCACATGGTGGTCAAGGTCCCCAAGGTCTACCAGGTATTAGTGTATGGACTGAGAGGAGAAAGGATGATGATTGACCTGTGTAACACCGAGGAGCAGATGAAGCAAATGACCgtcctgcagctgaaagaaaaagtggCCCAGAGGCTTCCAGAGGGCACAG GAATCGAAACTTTACGGCTGATCTTTACAGACAAGATGCTGAATGAAAACTCAGCGCTGCTGTCTACATATGGGATCCAGCACCTGTCCGTCATCCACATGGTGTTCAAGGTCCCCAAGGTCTACCAGGTAGAAGTGTATGGACTGAGAGGAGAAAGGATGATGATTGACCTGTGTAACACCGAGGAGCAGATGAAGCAAATGACCgtcctgcagctgaaagaaaaagtggCCCAGAGGCTTCCAGAGGGCACAG GAATCGAAACTCTACGACTGATCTTTACAAATAAGATGCTGAATGAAAACTCAGCGCTGCTGTCTACATATGGGATCCAGCACCTGTCCGTCATCCACATGGTGGTCAAGGTCCCCAAGGTCTACCAGGTATTAGTGTATGGACTGAGAGGAGAAAGGATGATGATTGACCTGTGTAACACCGAGGAGCAGATGAAGCAAATGACCgtcctgcagctgaaagaaaaagtggCCCAGAGGCTTCCAGAGGGCACAG GAATCGAAACTTTACGGCTGATCTTTACAGACAAGATGCTGAATGAAAACTCAGCGCTGCTGTCTACATATGGGATCCAGCACCTGTCCGTCATCCACATGGTGTTCAAGGTCCCCAAGGTCTACCAGGTAGAAGTGTATGGACTGAGAGGAGAAAGGATGATGATTGACCTGTGTAACACCGAGGAGCAGATGAAGCAAATGACCgtcctgcagctgaaagaaaaagtggCCCAGAGGCTTCCAGAGGGCACAG GAATCGAAACTCTACGACTGATCTTTACAAATAAGATGCTGAATGAAAACTCAGCGCTGCTGTCTACATATGGGATCCAGCACCTGTCCGTCATCCACATGGTGGTCAAGGTCCCCAAGGTCTACCAGGTAGAAGTGTATGGACTGAGAGGAGAAAGGATGATGATTGACCTGTGTAACACCGAGGAGCAGATGAAGCAAATGACCgtcctgcagctgaaagaaaaagtggCCCAGAGGCTTCCAGAGGGCACAG GAATCGAAACTTTACGGCTGATCTTTACAGACAAGATGCTGAATGAAAACTCAGCGCTGCTGTCTACATATGGGATCCAGCACCTGTCCGTCATCCACATGGTGGTCAAGGTCCCCAAGGTCTACCAGGTAGAAGTGTATGGACTGAGAGGAGAAAACATGATGATTGACCTGTGTAACACCGAGGAGCAGATGAAGCAAATGACCgtcctgcagctgaaagaaaaagtggCCCAGAGGCTTCCAGAGGGCACAG GAATCGAAACTTTACGGCTGATCTTTACAGACAAGATGCTGGATGAAAACTCAGCACTGCTGGCTACATATGGGATCCAGCACCTGTCCGTCATCCACATGGTGGTCAAGGTCCCCGGAGGTCTGACAGCTTAA
- the LOC121639277 gene encoding uncharacterized protein LOC121639277, which produces MAQFKFGMFYFRDNTIHVESTDIVTPQYRQQLVQVLKRPDLSSEDGWIQVCWGTMKAPKNKVAAKLLLLGDNYKELMGKKEAFLKDEDIWHMAVARRRTTPCTTTRDGSKPKKKRITATSSLTSDEDETQIDPSQVFQTNKPKMTKAARDRALSQLKSSLLRRNPTTSTSLTSDVDTDIDTNVDLFDPPQASESTDLGQGESEEESVLMDQSRSSVDMQQDVMDALKEIPALVKCVRDLITTMKRMPPVMDTDSTSSGSSSPAPEMISLGNTGVQISKNCFLRLNRTRMSLFTQDLAVLIFGRDVLASSTLTGKPGPTGTAKEQLNPEKLSALVDTVIAEFPGTNVSDVRAVIRRKCNNENFVSKKKQ; this is translated from the exons ATGGCGCAGTTCAAGTTCgggatgttttattttagggaCAACACAATTCACGTCGAAAGTACTGACATTGTGACACCTCAGTACAGACAGCAGCTCGTTCAGGTATTAAAACGGCCGGACCTCTCCAGTGAAGACGGATGGATACAAGTGTGCTGGGGCACCATGAAAGCACCTAAAAACAAGGTGGCCGCGAAACTGCTCTTACTCGGAG ACAACTACAAGGAGttgatggggaaaaaagaagccTTCCTCAAGGATGAGGACATCTGGCACATGGCAGTTGCAAGGAGAAGGACCACACCATGTACCACAACACGTGATGGAAGCAAACCAAAG aaaaaaagaattactgCAACTTCCAGTCTCACTTCAGATGAAGATGAAACACAGATTGACCCATCACAAGTTTTTCAAACAAAT AAGCCGAAGATGACAAAAGCTGCAAGAGACAGAGCCCTTTCCCAACTGAAATCCTCGCTGCTGAGAAGAAATCCAACAACCTCCACCTCCTTGACAAGTGATGTTGATACAGACATAGACACCAATGTGGACTTATTTGACCCACCTCAGGCTTCAGAATCAACT GACCTGGGCCAAGGGGAAAGTGAAGAGGAGAGTGTCCTGATGGATCAGTCCAGATCCAGTGTTGACATGCAACAGGACGTGATGGATGCTCTGAAAG AAATTCCAGCCTTAGTCAAGTGTGTCAGAGATCTTATTACAACCATGAAGAGAATGCCACCTGTCATGGACACTGACAGTACAAGTTCTGGTTCTTCCAGTCCAGCTCCAGAAATG ATTTCCTTGGGCAACACGGGGGTGCAGATCAGCAAAAACTGTTTCCTAAGACTAAACCGAACAAGAATGTCCCTGTTCACACAGGACTTAGCTGTGCTCATCTTTGGGCGGGATGTTTTGGCATCCTCGACTCTCACAGGAAAACCAGGGCCTACTGGAACAGCGAAAGAGCAGCTAAATCCGGAAAAGCTGAGTGCCCTCGTTG ATACAGTTATTGCTGAATTTCCAGGAACAAATGTGTCTGATGTGAGGGCAGTGATTCGGAGAAAATGTAACAATGAGAATTTTGTGAGCAAAAAGAAACAGTAA